One genomic window of Cydia pomonella isolate Wapato2018A chromosome 6, ilCydPomo1, whole genome shotgun sequence includes the following:
- the LOC133519123 gene encoding protein FAM98B-like, giving the protein MCGRRVVLYKTDVGSHWAEDLYRFECVLVEILKQITMKVCTVAFGVLVACAAAMALEPSPLIQALQPVEAVEQPTQLVPVYIQPTDVQGPRQKRSLLLGAAGLGGLALLGAGAVGVGLIGAKAGFVGGALAAGALHGRGFGGGYGYGGGYGGGYHYGGGYGGSYGGGYGGYGGGYGGYRSYPTYVVEESWC; this is encoded by the exons ATGTGTGGTCGCCGGGTCGTCCTATATAAGACGGATGTAGGATCACACTGGGCAGAAGATTTGTACCGGTTTGAGTGTGTGCTAGTCGAGATTTTGAAACAG ATCACAATGAAGGTGTGCACAGTAGCGTTCGGAGTGCTTGTGGCGTGCGCGGCCGCGATGGCGCTGGAACCCAGCCCACTGATCCAAGCACTACAGCCCGTAGAGGCTGTGGAGCAGCCCACGCAGCTGGTGCCCGTGTACATCCAACCCACCGACGTGCAGGGACCGAGGCAGAAGAGATCCCTGCTTCTTG GAGCTGCCGGTCTCGGCGGTCTCGCCCTCCTCGGCGCCGGTGCTGTCGGCGTGGGTCTGATTGGCGCTAAGGCTGGGTTCGTTGGTGGCGCTCTTGCTGCCGGTGCACTCCATGGCAGAGGCTTCGGCGGCGGCTACGGCTATGGCGGTGGCTACGGCGGCGGCTACCACTATGGAGGCGGTTACGGCGGCAGCTACGGAGGCGGCTATGGTGGATACGGAGGTGGCTATGGCGGCTACAG GTCCTACCCCACATACGTCGTCGAAGAAAGTTGGTGCTGA